A segment of the Sphingopyxis sp. OAS728 genome:
GCGCGGCGAAACTCGCGGTTCATCCCGGCTTCGCCGATGTTGGAATCGGCACCGACCCCGATGTAGAGCCAGCCGTTGGGGGCGACCGCAAGGCTCTTGGTCCAGTGGCGGTTGGTGCCCTTTGCCGGCAGGTCGACAAGCTTGGTCGGCTTGCCGCTCATCTTCGTCTCGCCCGCCACATAGGGAAAGGCGACCAGCGCGTCGGTGTTCGCAACATAGAGCGTGCTCCCGACCAGCGCCATGCCATAGGGCGAGTTGAGGCCGGTGATGTATGCAGTCTTTACTTCGGCCTTGCCGTCGCCGTCGGCGTCGCGGAGCAGGGTGATCCGGTTTGCCGAGGGCTTGCGGCCCGCGCCGCCCTTGCCCATCAGGCTTTTCATCACCGCGCCCTGCACGCCGCCGTCCTTGCGCGGCGGGCTCTGCGATTCCGCAACGAGCACGTCGCCGTTCGGGAGCACCAGCATCGTGCGCGGATGGTCGAGCCCTTCGGCAAAGCGCGCCACCGCCAGCCCCTGCGCCGCGCGTGGGGCCTGGCCCGCAGGCCAGCTCGTTGCCTCGGGCACATTCACCGTCGGGAAGGTCTCGGTCTTCTGCGACGCCATCACCGGCACCCGCCCGCTGAGTTCGGCGGTCGAGAAGCGCGCCACGTCGGGGCGCGACATGATGTAGAATGTGATGCCACCGGCGATCAGCAGCAGCAACAGGGCGAGGGCGGCATATTTCAGGATCTTGCGCATGACGCCTGTCTACACGGGCGAAGCGCGGCGTCAAAGGGAGTTGCATCGGCGCGTGAAGGGTTAACCGGCAGCGGCAGATAATTAACCTTACCCGATCGTTCATCACGGTTGGGAACGGCGCGGTGAGAGGGCCGGATGTAGAAGGATTGCTCTACGGAACGGACCAGAAATAAGATGCACCTGCCAGCACCCTTTCTCACCGACCGCGATGCGGTCGAGGATGCTCACGCTCTGATCTGCATGCATGGCGAAGAGGCCGGTTTCGCCGCCGCGGCGCGGGCCGAGCAATATCGCGTGCTCGGCAACCACGTCCATTTCGCACGCTGGCGTCAGATCGAACGCCTAATCACCTATTTGTCGGTCGAGGACATTCTCGACACGGTGCATTGATCGCCTAGATTCGCAGGCCCGCGGTTTCGGGCAATCCCGCCATGATATTGAGGTTCTGGACGCAAGCGCCGCTCGCGCCCTTGCCGAGATTGTCGAGCCGCGCGACGAGACGGATTTGGCGTCCGCTCGGGTCGGCAAAGAGCATGAGCTCCATCCGGTCGGTGGCCTCGTCCTTCTGGCTGAGCAGCAATTCGCTTTCCTCGCCGCGGCGGACCGACACCAGCGGCGAGCCGTCGAAATGCGTGGCAAGCGCATCGAATGCCGCATCGGCGGTCGGTGCGTCGAAGCTCAGCGGCACCTCGACCAGCATCCCGCGATAGACCGGAACGACCGCCGGTGCGAACAGCGGCGGATGCGTCAGGCCCGCGCCCTGCTGCATTTCGGGCACATGCTTGTGATTGAGCGACAGGCCATAGCTGCGAAAACCGATATCGGTCTCGGCCTCGAAGCGTGCGATCAACTCTTTGCCGCCGCCCGAATAGCCCGACACGGCATTGATGCTGAGCCGCGCGTCGGCCGGTACGATGCCCGCGGCGACCAGCGGCGCGACGAGCGCGAGAAAGCCGGTCGGATAGCAGCCCGGATTGCTGACGCGTGTCGAGGCGGCGATCGCTTCGCGCTGGCCCGCATTCAGTTCGGGGAAGCCATAGGCCCAGTCCGGCGCGACACGGTGCGCGGTCGAGGCGTCGATGACCTTCGTGCGCTCGTTGTTGATCATCGCGACCGCCTCGATCGCCGCAGCGTCGGGCAGGCAGAGGATGACGAAATCTGCGCCGTTCAGAGCCTCGGCCCGACGTTTGGTGTCCTTGCGTTCGGCATCGGGGAGGGTGAGCAGTGAATACTCGTCCCGCCCGGCGAGCCGCTCGGCGATTTCGAGGCCCGTCGTTCCCGCCGCGCCGTCGATGAAAACCGTCTGTGTCATGATATTTACCGCAATCGTTTATAGCCGGTGACCGGCACATCATTCCCTTTCGCCGCCGAACGCGCGATCACGTCGGCCAGCGGTTCGCTGTTCACCGCCATCCATCGTCGGCTGGCGTGGATGATGGTCTGGCCGTCGGCCATGATGCCGACATGCCCGGGAAAGAAGACAAGGTCGCCGCGCGCTAGTTCCGTCGGATCGACATCCTTGTCGGCACCCAGCGAAGCAAGCTGCAGGTCGCTATCGCGCGGCAACTGGACGCCGGCTGCGCCCCACACCAGCTGGACGAGGCCCGAACAGTCGATGCCCTTCGCGGTGCGGCCGCCCCAGACATAGGGTGTGCCGATCATCTGTTCGGCGAGTTCGGCCGGGTCGCTGACCTGCGTCCCGACCTCGACCAGCGACGCGAGCGGCAAATAGCCGTGCGAGGTCGCGAGCCATTTGCCCTCGGGCTCGCCCATCACCAGCGCACCGCGCGGCAGGACGGCGGGGCCGCCGCTTGCGGCGTCGGGCGCGCTGTGCAGCATCGCCTCGATCATCGCGACGCGGTGCGTCGGCGCGATCGGCGCAGCGAGCGCTTCGGCGGCGAGATAGCCGACATAATGGTCGGCTAGGCAGTACCCCCACGCCCAACCACCGGTGAGATCGAGCAGCGCAAAGCCTTCGCCGAACAGCAATTCGCTCGTCTGGTCGGCGTCGACCGAGGGTGAGGCGCGTAGCGATGCCGCAGGCAGCACGCCGCTCTGCATCATCGGCGCGGCATAATGCGGTGCGAAATGCGTTCCCGCGACGGCGATATCGGCCAGATCGGGGCGGATCGCAACGACGCGCGGGTCGAAGCTCTGCGACGTGCCGGTCAGACCAAAGCGATCGCGGCCCGCGCCAGCGGCGCCGGGACGTCCCATGCGCACGCGGTTTGCCGCAATATTATCGCCACTTTCTGCTGTCACTTGCCGTCCTGTAAAAAGCTGGGTTCCGCGCGCGGCGGACAATCGCGCGCCATTAGACCAGCAGACCCTGCTTTATCAAGAATGTTCAGTTTTTCCCACGCCGGTCGTAGCGCGCCTGCAACATCGCCCACGCGGCGCGAAGCCCGAGCGCGGCGCCGCCCTTCGGGCGTCCCGGTTTTGCCGAGGGGCGCCATGCGAAGGTATCGAGATGCGCCCACAGGGTGCCTTCGGGAACGAAGCGCTTCAGGAACAGCGCGGCCGTGATCGATCCGGCAAAAGCGGAACTGCCCGCATTGCCAAGGTCCGCGATGTCGGTTTCGAGCAGGTCGGCATAGCCGTCCCACAGCGGCATCCGCCACAGCGGATCGTCGCGCTCGATCCCAGCCGCCAGCATCGCGTCAGCGAGCGCGTCGTCATTTGCGAATAGCGGCGGAAGGTCGGGGCCGAGCGCGACGCGCGCGGCGCCGGTCAATGTCGCGAAATCGACGATCAGTTCGGGTTTGCCTTCGCCCGCCTTCGCCAGCGCATCGCCCAGCACCAACCGTCCCTCGGCATCGGTATTCCCGATCTCGACCGTCAGCCCCTTGCGGCTCTTAAGGACGTCGCCGGGACGAAAGGCGTCCGACGAGATGGCATTTTCGGCCGCGGCGACGAGGCAGTGCAGCCGTACCGGCAGCCCGCTCGCCATGATCAGCTCAGCGAGCGCCAGTACGTGCGCCGCGCCGCCCATATCCTTCTTCATCAGCCGCATGCCCGCTGCGGGCTTGATGTCGAGCCCGCCGCTGTCGAAGCTGATTCCCTTGCCGACCAGCGCGATGTGCGGATGGCTATCCTTGCCCCATTCGATTTCGATCAACCGCGGCGCGTGATGCTTCGCCGCCGCACGCCCGACCGCATGGATCATCGGATAACCCTGTTCGAGCGCCTCGCCCTTGGTCACGGTCAGCTTGCCGCCATGCGCCTTGGCGATACGCTCGGCCGCCTTCTCCATTGCCGCGGGGCCCATGTCGGCGGCGGGCGTGTTGACGAGGTCGCGGACGAGCGCGGTCGCGCGCATCTCGGCGACCATCGGCGCGATCGCGCCGACGTCCGTCGTCAGCAAAACGCGCGGACCCTTGACGGGCGGGTTCGTTTTATAGGTGTCGAAACGATATTGCGCGCTCATCCATCCGAACAGCGCCTTGCCGGGCTGCTGGCCTTCCACCCGGTAGCGGCCTTCGGGCAGGATCTGCGCAAGCTTGGCGAGGCACCAAGCCGACAGGCTCTCGACCTTCGCGACGGTCGTGACGACCGCCCATTTTTCGGGATCGTCGCCGGGCAGGATCGCGTGGACGAAGGCATCGGGTTTGAAACCGACCGCGGCAAGATGCGCGCGTTCGCGGGCGCTCCGCCCCTTCAGCCACTCGTCATAGCCCTTTTTGTCGACGAGGTGGATCGGGCGCGCGTCCTGCCCCTTGTCGGGCTGGATCAAGTCGGAATAGTCGGTCATGCACGCGGTGCTAGGCCGCTCGGGATATTTTGTCGATTCCCGGCGTTATGTCGACATGACGACTGAAACGCTCTGGCGAAATGCCACTTCCGTTCTTGCCGGTGCGCTGCTGCTGGCGGGCTGTTCCGACGACAAGCCGACGAAGGCGGACAAGGTCGCCGCCGCGTCGGTATCCGGCGCCCCTTCCGGGGCGGCCGCCGACGAAGCCGCGAAGGGTGCGCCCGCGTCGAACGTCACCGAGAAGACGGACCTGATCGAATTCGACTACGCTTATCCTAAAGAAGCCGCCCAAATCGCCGAGCTCGCAAAGGCGCTCGACAGCGACCGGGCGACGAAACGCGAGGCGCTCGTCGCGGCGGCGGAGCGCGACAAGGCGGCGGCCGAGAAGGGCGAATTTCCGTATCGCGCGCACAGTCATCGCCAAATTTGGCAACGCGTGACCAACACGCCGCGCTTCCTCAGCCTCTCGGCCGAGATCGAAACCTATGCTGGCGGCGCGCATGGGATGCAGACGTTCGATACGCTGATCTGGGACCGCAACCGACGCAAGCAGATGAAGCCGCTCGACCTGTTCACGAGCAGCGAAGCTTTCGATGCTGCGATCCGTGAACCCTTCTGTGCGGCGATCAAGCGCGCAAAGGCCGCCAAAGGCATTGTGGCGGACGAGGCGCCCGACAGCGTCTTTGCCAAATGCCCGCCCGCGTCGGCCCAGACGGTGTGGCTCGGTTCGGCGGATGGCCGATATCTCGACCGCATGACCATCGCCATCGCCCCCTATGAGATCGGTCCCTATGCGGAGGGTTCGTACAAGATTAACGTCCCGGTCACTGGCGCGCTCGTCCGGGTCGTAAAAGACGAATACGCGCGCGATTTTCTTCCGATCAATTAGGGGAAGAACACGCAGCGAACCGCTCCGGGAGCTGACCCGGCTGGCAGCCCTCCTCGAACTGGATTGTCGTCGCGGAATCCGGCATCTTCACTCTGGGCAAGGCAGGGGGAGAGAATGGATGCGTCGGTTTTATCGGGTCGGTTGGGCGGCGGTATTGGTCGCGGCGCTTGGCGGTTGCAGCTTTCAGGCGGCGCTCGACAAGATGGTGTCGCCCGAGCGGCAGAAGGAGCTGGTCGCGATCGGCGAGCGTTTCTGTACCGATCCCGCCAGCATGACGAGCCAGCTGCATCCCGAAATCGCGTCGTCGGCGGCGGACGCCGTGCCGATGTTGCCGCGAGAGTGCCCGGACGGGAAAGCGACCTGGCAACTCGCCTCCTATAACTGGAAGACCAACGTCACACCGGGACTCAAGGAACGGCAGGAAGAGGTGGTCGTGGTCGGCACGGGCAAAGGGAAATGGACGACCGTGTCGCTCCGCTTCTATGCGCAGAACGACGCGCCCATGCAGATCACCGAGTGGAATGTACTTGGCAGTGCGACCAAGCCGCCCGCGCTCGAATTCATCGAACAATATGAGACGGGCGCCAAGGCGCTGCGGATCGGTGGTCCGATTGCGCTGCTCGCGGTCGGTGGGCTGATCTTCTGGTTGGTCCGGCGGCGGCGCGCCAAGCGCGCCGCCTGACGGTTACTCTGCAGCCTCAAGCTCCGCCGGTGCAGCCGCAGCCGCCGCGCGCGCATTGCTGAACGTCAGCACGCCGTCGGCAATCGCGCCCGTCCGCATGTCGATCCGGTCCTGCACATAATTCTGGCTGAGCCGCCACGGTAGCGCGACCGTGCTCTTGGGCATGATGTGCAGCGACCGCTGGATATAGCCCGACGAGAAATCGAAGACATTTTCCTCTTCAAGGCTCGACGGGTCGGCGAGCGCGGGCGTCGCGACGGTCGTCCCGGTATCGCGCATATGGTTGAGCACGCGGCAGACATATTCGGACACGATGTCGGCGCGCAGCGTCCAACTGGCGTTGAGATAACCGAACACCGCCGAGAAGTTCGGCACGTTCGAGAACATGCACGCCTTGTAATAGAAATGGTCGTGCCAATCGACCGGGGCGCCGTTGACGCGAACCGGGATCTTGCCCGCGACCGCGAGCTTGAGGCCCGTTGCAGTGACGATGATGTCGGCGTCGAGATGCTTGCCCGATTTGAGCTGGATGCCCGTCGCATCGAACTTCTCGATATGATCGGTCACGACGGAGGCCTTGTCGGCCTTCATCGCTTCGAAGAAATCGGCATCGGGGACGAGGCACAGGCGCTGGTCCCACGGATTATAGGGCGGGGTAAAGGCCTTGGCGTCATAACGGTCGCCGAGGCTCGCCTGCAGCTTCTTCGTCAGGAATTCCTTGACCTTCTCGGGCTTTTCGCGCGCGCGGCGAAAGGCGATGTCCTGCAGCCGGACATTCTTGAACCGCGTGATCTTGTACGCGAGCCCCTCGGGCAAGAATTTGCGGAGGAAGTTCGCGAAGCCGTCCTTGGCCGGCCGAATGAAATACCAGGTCGGCGTGCGCTGGAGCATCGTGACGTGCGCGGCCTCCTTCATCGAGGGCACGATCGTCACTGCGGTCGCGCCCGATCCGATCACGACGACCTTCTTGCCCTTGTAGTCGAGATCCTTCGGCCAGAATTGCGGGTGGATGATCTGGCCCTGGAAATCTTCGCGGCCCGCAAATTGCGCGTCGAAGGGCTCATCATAGTCATAATAGCCCGATCCGAGGTAGAGCCAGCGCGCGGTCGTCGTCGACCGTCCGCCCTTGCTGTCCTCCATCGTCACCGTCCAGCGCGCCGCGGCGCTGTCCCAGTCGGCGCCGACGACCTTGCTGTCGAAACGGATGCGTTCGCGGATATGGCGTTCGTCAACGATGCGGTTCAGATATTCGAGGATCGACGGGCCGTCGGCGATCGATTTTTCATGCTTCCACGGTTCGAAAACGAAGCCGAGCGTGTGCATGTCGCTGTCCGAACGGATGCCCGGGTACCGGAAGAGGTCCCATGTGCCGCCGAGCTGTTCGCGGCGCTCGACGAGCGCGAAGCTGCGGTCGGGGCAGTTCATCTGCAAATGTACGGCCATGCCGATGCCCGAAATGCCCGCACCGACGATCAGCACATCCTGATCGACCGGTGCAGCCTTCGTGTCTGCGGGGCGTTCCATCGTCGCCGTGCCTGCCATACGCTCGTCTCCCATTTGTCTTTGGGCGCAGCTTACGCACCGCGTTGCATTTTGCAATCGAATTGACAGCGATGAAAGTATGGGTGTGAGGGGCCGCCTCCCTTGTCGCTGTCACATTATTGTCATAGGGGCGAAACCCAATTGTCACCATTCAGCCATGATGCCGCATCAACTATAGGAAAGGATTGATCTTCATGCGCCAGATCGCGGTTCTTCCCTATCGATTCGGCGGCCCGGCGCAGGATGGCCCGACCGAAATCCTGCTGATCACCTCGCGCGAGACGAAACGCTGGGTGGTGCCGAAGGGCAATCCGCTGACCGGCATCACGCGGCACGCCGCCGCTGCGATCGAGGCGGAGGAAGAGGCAGGGGTGATCGGTGCGGTCTGCCCGACGCCGATCGGCAGCTATGAATATCGCAAGCGCCGCGCGAATGGCGCGGCGATCAAATATGATGTCGAAGTTTTCCCGCTGGCCGTCACGAACGAGCTCAGCGACTGGAAGGAAATGGACGAACGCGACCGCAAATGGTTCTCGTTCCGCGATGCCGCATCGGCCGTGGAAGAGCCCGATTTGCAGGCGCTGATCCGCTCGTTCGGTGACGGCGGTTTTCGCGCCGTCGCGCAGCCGCGGAGCGTCGTCCACAATGTAGCAGACAAGACAGGGGTTAGCTGGATGTTCGCATGGTTTCAGCGTTTGCTGCCGCGACAGGGAAATTTCTTCGAACTGTTCGAAAGCCACGCCGCGACGCTCGTCGCCGGCGCCAACGCGCTCTCACGCATGCTGCAGGGCGGTGAGGGCATGGCCGACCATGTTCAGGAAATCATCGAGCGCGAACATGATGCCGACGCGATCACCCGCGAAGTCTTGCAGACCGTTCGCCGCACCTTCCTGACCCCGTTCGACCGTAGCGCAATCACCGACCTCATCGCTTCGATGGACGATGCGATCGACGAGATGCAGAAGACTGCGGGCGCGG
Coding sequences within it:
- a CDS encoding PQQ-dependent sugar dehydrogenase; this encodes MRKILKYAALALLLLLIAGGITFYIMSRPDVARFSTAELSGRVPVMASQKTETFPTVNVPEATSWPAGQAPRAAQGLAVARFAEGLDHPRTMLVLPNGDVLVAESQSPPRKDGGVQGAVMKSLMGKGGAGRKPSANRITLLRDADGDGKAEVKTAYITGLNSPYGMALVGSTLYVANTDALVAFPYVAGETKMSGKPTKLVDLPAKGTNRHWTKSLAVAPNGWLYIGVGADSNIGEAGMNREFRRASVIEVRPENKYIRTFAAGIRNPVGLNFYPGSDRLWTVVNERDMLGSDLVPDYLTDVTEGDFYGWPWYYWGGYVDPRVEPEAEDRRQYVKRPEYGLGAHTAPLGFTFTQGLDLGDRWANGALIARHGSWNREPVTGYDVVFVKFGANGKPVDALPVTLLDQFLGKDGKTTRGRPADVKVAKDGSALVADDTGGVIWRVAKAG
- the argC gene encoding N-acetyl-gamma-glutamyl-phosphate reductase codes for the protein MTQTVFIDGAAGTTGLEIAERLAGRDEYSLLTLPDAERKDTKRRAEALNGADFVILCLPDAAAIEAVAMINNERTKVIDASTAHRVAPDWAYGFPELNAGQREAIAASTRVSNPGCYPTGFLALVAPLVAAGIVPADARLSINAVSGYSGGGKELIARFEAETDIGFRSYGLSLNHKHVPEMQQGAGLTHPPLFAPAVVPVYRGMLVEVPLSFDAPTADAAFDALATHFDGSPLVSVRRGEESELLLSQKDEATDRMELMLFADPSGRQIRLVARLDNLGKGASGACVQNLNIMAGLPETAGLRI
- a CDS encoding C40 family peptidase: MTAESGDNIAANRVRMGRPGAAGAGRDRFGLTGTSQSFDPRVVAIRPDLADIAVAGTHFAPHYAAPMMQSGVLPAASLRASPSVDADQTSELLFGEGFALLDLTGGWAWGYCLADHYVGYLAAEALAAPIAPTHRVAMIEAMLHSAPDAASGGPAVLPRGALVMGEPEGKWLATSHGYLPLASLVEVGTQVSDPAELAEQMIGTPYVWGGRTAKGIDCSGLVQLVWGAAGVQLPRDSDLQLASLGADKDVDPTELARGDLVFFPGHVGIMADGQTIIHASRRWMAVNSEPLADVIARSAAKGNDVPVTGYKRLR
- a CDS encoding leucyl aminopeptidase family protein gives rise to the protein MTDYSDLIQPDKGQDARPIHLVDKKGYDEWLKGRSARERAHLAAVGFKPDAFVHAILPGDDPEKWAVVTTVAKVESLSAWCLAKLAQILPEGRYRVEGQQPGKALFGWMSAQYRFDTYKTNPPVKGPRVLLTTDVGAIAPMVAEMRATALVRDLVNTPAADMGPAAMEKAAERIAKAHGGKLTVTKGEALEQGYPMIHAVGRAAAKHHAPRLIEIEWGKDSHPHIALVGKGISFDSGGLDIKPAAGMRLMKKDMGGAAHVLALAELIMASGLPVRLHCLVAAAENAISSDAFRPGDVLKSRKGLTVEIGNTDAEGRLVLGDALAKAGEGKPELIVDFATLTGAARVALGPDLPPLFANDDALADAMLAAGIERDDPLWRMPLWDGYADLLETDIADLGNAGSSAFAGSITAALFLKRFVPEGTLWAHLDTFAWRPSAKPGRPKGGAALGLRAAWAMLQARYDRRGKN
- a CDS encoding DUF4163 domain-containing protein; translated protein: MTTETLWRNATSVLAGALLLAGCSDDKPTKADKVAAASVSGAPSGAAADEAAKGAPASNVTEKTDLIEFDYAYPKEAAQIAELAKALDSDRATKREALVAAAERDKAAAEKGEFPYRAHSHRQIWQRVTNTPRFLSLSAEIETYAGGAHGMQTFDTLIWDRNRRKQMKPLDLFTSSEAFDAAIREPFCAAIKRAKAAKGIVADEAPDSVFAKCPPASAQTVWLGSADGRYLDRMTIAIAPYEIGPYAEGSYKINVPVTGALVRVVKDEYARDFLPIN
- a CDS encoding flavin-containing monooxygenase; this encodes MGDERMAGTATMERPADTKAAPVDQDVLIVGAGISGIGMAVHLQMNCPDRSFALVERREQLGGTWDLFRYPGIRSDSDMHTLGFVFEPWKHEKSIADGPSILEYLNRIVDERHIRERIRFDSKVVGADWDSAAARWTVTMEDSKGGRSTTTARWLYLGSGYYDYDEPFDAQFAGREDFQGQIIHPQFWPKDLDYKGKKVVVIGSGATAVTIVPSMKEAAHVTMLQRTPTWYFIRPAKDGFANFLRKFLPEGLAYKITRFKNVRLQDIAFRRAREKPEKVKEFLTKKLQASLGDRYDAKAFTPPYNPWDQRLCLVPDADFFEAMKADKASVVTDHIEKFDATGIQLKSGKHLDADIIVTATGLKLAVAGKIPVRVNGAPVDWHDHFYYKACMFSNVPNFSAVFGYLNASWTLRADIVSEYVCRVLNHMRDTGTTVATPALADPSSLEEENVFDFSSGYIQRSLHIMPKSTVALPWRLSQNYVQDRIDMRTGAIADGVLTFSNARAAAAAAPAELEAAE
- a CDS encoding DUF47 family protein, encoding MRQIAVLPYRFGGPAQDGPTEILLITSRETKRWVVPKGNPLTGITRHAAAAIEAEEEAGVIGAVCPTPIGSYEYRKRRANGAAIKYDVEVFPLAVTNELSDWKEMDERDRKWFSFRDAASAVEEPDLQALIRSFGDGGFRAVAQPRSVVHNVADKTGVSWMFAWFQRLLPRQGNFFELFESHAATLVAGANALSRMLQGGEGMADHVQEIIEREHDADAITREVLQTVRRTFLTPFDRSAITDLIASMDDAIDEMQKTAGAVDLYDVTEFEPEMRDIGGIIVDAARLTAEALPLLRNIGANGPRLHELTERLVRMEGHADEIHAAGLKRLFREHGEANPTRFLIARELFRHLERVTDSFEDVANEIDGLVIDHA